In Lewinellaceae bacterium, a single window of DNA contains:
- a CDS encoding pyridoxine 5'-phosphate synthase produces the protein MTKLSVNINKVALIRNSREGNFPNLLQVAKDCEAFGAQGITVHPRPDERHIRYSDIPALRRAVTTEFNIEGNPTEQFLKLVLDNAPAQCTLVPDPPGALTSSQGWNTLAHKDFLTDVVARLQEKGIRVSVFIDAEEAHLEGAKAVGADRVEFYTGNYALEFAGNPEKAVAAHARCALLAGEIGIGVNAGHDLNLDNLRFYREHVAGLLEVSIGHALICDALYFGLQNTIQMYLRLLQ, from the coding sequence ATGACGAAACTAAGTGTCAACATCAATAAGGTCGCCCTGATACGCAATTCCAGAGAGGGCAACTTTCCCAACCTGTTACAGGTTGCCAAAGACTGCGAAGCTTTTGGCGCGCAAGGGATCACCGTCCACCCCCGGCCCGACGAAAGGCATATTCGCTACTCTGATATTCCCGCCCTGCGCCGGGCTGTAACTACCGAGTTCAACATCGAAGGCAACCCCACCGAGCAGTTTTTAAAACTGGTGCTCGACAACGCGCCAGCTCAGTGCACCCTGGTGCCCGACCCCCCCGGCGCGCTGACTTCCAGCCAGGGGTGGAATACGCTGGCCCACAAGGATTTCCTCACTGATGTGGTGGCGCGCCTGCAGGAAAAAGGAATTAGGGTGTCCGTATTCATCGATGCAGAGGAAGCCCATCTGGAAGGGGCTAAAGCGGTGGGGGCGGACCGGGTGGAATTCTATACCGGCAACTACGCGCTGGAATTTGCCGGGAACCCGGAAAAAGCCGTTGCAGCCCACGCCCGTTGCGCCCTGCTGGCCGGCGAAATAGGCATCGGCGTCAACGCCGGGCACGACCTCAACCTCGACAACCTTCGCTTTTACCGGGAACACGTGGCCGGCCTGCTGGAGGTATCCATCGGCCACGCCCTGATCTGCGACGCCCTCTATTTTGGGCTGCAGAATACCATACAAATGTACCTCAGGCTGCTTCAGTGA
- a CDS encoding CPBP family intramembrane metalloprotease has product MVLFMLLGSGIGNGLVFLLGQSMGLSLTEVLQSFGRESPLAERNFLRAVTLFSHLFTFALPAVLLALLLHRRRWVKYLKIGRLPSLNIISAGIFFMLGVFVFSQFAYWINQQVPLPGWASEMESSTGRLVQGLLVMKSPGELAFTILVVAALPALGEELVFRGILQQELEKATGRPLAAIWIGAFIFSAFHLQFAGLLPRFFLGAGLGYLFYWTRSLWTPAIAHFVVNGMQVAGQYYRQQNLPETSLEEVNWPAIATSALLVAGLSYYLYRQYKTKDGPPAA; this is encoded by the coding sequence ATGGTGTTGTTCATGCTGCTGGGCAGCGGAATTGGCAATGGGCTGGTATTTCTCCTCGGGCAGAGCATGGGGCTGTCTCTGACGGAAGTATTGCAGAGCTTTGGCCGGGAGAGCCCGCTGGCAGAGCGCAATTTCCTGCGCGCCGTCACGCTGTTTTCTCACCTTTTCACTTTCGCCTTGCCGGCTGTATTGCTGGCCCTCCTTTTGCATCGGCGCCGGTGGGTGAAGTATCTGAAGATAGGCCGCCTGCCCTCGCTCAACATCATCAGCGCAGGCATATTTTTCATGCTGGGGGTTTTCGTATTTTCCCAGTTTGCCTATTGGATAAACCAGCAGGTCCCTCTGCCGGGCTGGGCCTCGGAGATGGAATCGTCGACCGGCCGGCTGGTTCAGGGGCTTTTGGTGATGAAAAGCCCCGGGGAGCTGGCTTTCACCATATTGGTAGTGGCGGCGCTGCCCGCCCTGGGAGAGGAGTTGGTGTTTCGGGGCATCCTGCAGCAAGAACTGGAGAAGGCCACGGGGCGCCCGTTGGCCGCTATATGGATAGGAGCATTTATTTTCAGCGCTTTTCACCTGCAATTCGCCGGCCTGTTGCCTCGGTTTTTTCTCGGGGCCGGCCTGGGATACCTTTTTTACTGGACTCGCAGCTTGTGGACGCCGGCCATTGCTCATTTTGTGGTCAATGGCATGCAGGTTGCCGGGCAGTACTACCGGCAGCAAAACTTGCCGGAAACCAGCCTGGAGGAAGTCAACTGGCCGGCTATTGCCACTTCAGCTTTATTAGTTGCCGGTTTGAGTTATTATCTTTACCGGCAATACAAAACTAAAGACGGGCCTCCGGCAGCTTAG
- a CDS encoding phosphatidylserine decarboxylase family protein, which yields MKIHKEGRLIIVGMGIVLILLNLLFLYLAPKAFLIAIIASLTFFAWVIHFFRHPSREIHLPDNNLVYAPADGKVVVIEETEEAEYFKDRRLQISIFMSPMNVHVNRSPISGTVNYLKYHPGRYLVAWHPKSSTENERTTVVIDNGEAEILLRQIAGAMAKRIKTYLQVGQEVEQGGEMGFIKFGSRVDVFLPLDAQVDVKIGDKVKGNKTVIARLGE from the coding sequence ATGAAAATACACAAAGAAGGACGCCTAATCATTGTTGGGATGGGCATTGTCCTCATTTTACTAAACCTCCTGTTCCTTTATCTGGCGCCGAAGGCCTTTTTAATCGCCATTATTGCGTCATTGACATTTTTTGCCTGGGTTATTCATTTTTTCCGCCACCCCAGCCGGGAGATCCACCTGCCGGACAACAACCTGGTGTACGCCCCTGCGGATGGCAAAGTGGTGGTCATTGAAGAAACCGAAGAAGCCGAATACTTCAAAGACAGGCGCCTGCAAATTTCCATTTTCATGTCTCCGATGAACGTGCACGTCAACCGCAGCCCTATCAGCGGCACGGTCAACTACCTCAAGTATCACCCCGGGCGCTATCTGGTGGCCTGGCACCCCAAGTCGTCTACCGAAAATGAACGCACCACGGTGGTTATCGATAATGGGGAGGCGGAAATCCTGCTACGGCAAATCGCCGGCGCCATGGCGAAACGGATCAAGACTTACCTGCAGGTCGGCCAGGAAGTGGAACAGGGCGGCGAGATGGGCTTCATCAAGTTCGGTTCGCGGGTGGATGTTTTTCTGCCCCTGGATGCTCAGGTGGATGTAAAGATCGGGGATAAGGTGAAGGGCAACAAAACGGTGATTGCCAGGTTGGGGGAGTGA
- a CDS encoding WG repeat-containing protein gives MGYLVNLPGELLVEPQFELLEGYAQGEFFDDFTIVVQDTLFGFINQVGELVVEPAFAFAGDFGDGLAPVQMHQRFGYIGPSGEIAIPPRFEDAGLFADGLAPVKTNGHWGFIDREGEWRIPPKYEAALPFKDGMALVVKAGKWLYLDTEGTIIWEESS, from the coding sequence ATGGGGTACCTGGTCAACCTACCCGGCGAACTGCTGGTGGAGCCTCAGTTCGAATTGCTGGAGGGCTATGCCCAGGGCGAATTTTTCGATGATTTTACCATCGTCGTCCAGGATACCCTTTTTGGGTTCATCAACCAGGTAGGAGAGTTGGTGGTGGAACCCGCCTTTGCTTTTGCCGGCGATTTCGGCGATGGCCTGGCGCCCGTGCAAATGCACCAACGCTTCGGTTACATCGGCCCATCCGGGGAAATAGCCATTCCGCCCCGCTTCGAGGACGCCGGCCTCTTTGCCGATGGGCTGGCCCCGGTGAAAACCAATGGCCACTGGGGGTTTATCGATAGGGAAGGGGAGTGGCGCATCCCACCCAAATACGAAGCCGCTTTGCCGTTCAAGGACGGCATGGCACTGGTGGTGAAGGCTGGTAAATGGCTTTACCTCGACACAGAAGGCACCATCATTTGGGAGGAATCCTCGTAA
- a CDS encoding WG repeat-containing protein: MDIRFEDAGDFGSTYSTVRHHGYYGYIRQDGSWAIRPGFEHAREFSRVLAPVCLAGKWGIYR, translated from the coding sequence GTGGACATTCGGTTTGAAGATGCCGGCGATTTTGGCAGTACTTATAGTACGGTGCGCCACCACGGATACTACGGATACATACGGCAGGACGGAAGCTGGGCTATCCGCCCGGGGTTCGAGCATGCCCGGGAATTTTCCCGGGTACTGGCGCCCGTCTGCCTGGCAGGTAAGTGGGGTATATATCGATGA
- a CDS encoding WG repeat-containing protein yields MPIFALRWINNHSRQQPMHAPLFKIRENGKYGFIDAEGRMAIEPQYLEAEDFYNGFSRVRFNDKWVHIDAMGASCSNIFSISQDCSKKVLSTGATG; encoded by the coding sequence TTGCCTATATTCGCACTTCGATGGATCAATAACCATTCTCGACAGCAGCCCATGCATGCACCACTTTTCAAAATACGGGAAAACGGCAAGTACGGCTTCATAGACGCAGAGGGGCGCATGGCGATAGAACCCCAGTACCTCGAAGCCGAAGATTTCTACAACGGCTTTTCCCGGGTGCGTTTCAACGATAAATGGGTGCATATAGATGCCATGGGCGCCTCTTGCTCAAACATATTTTCAATTTCGCAGGATTGTTCGAAGAAAGTACTTAGTACGGGTGCAACTGGTTAA